Proteins from a genomic interval of Methanococcoides sp. AM1:
- a CDS encoding phosphoadenosine phosphosulfate reductase family protein, with translation MHLKKADSQMHKSPSKKGNNRNKVSPEKKKGFRKPVGQENPRIFWCKECNVPLLDPGCGSCDGEILEVKLSGTGDIRFCSPYEREVLGGLLLSEYGCDPIGLHMVLLNKIPGEDKTDEVIVDGLKVGVLFYDMSLMGHRFEPSATGAQLLHSMTDSRTVVLKKTRSHLNGKKVQAEMLDHFSNNIKKGDHVIVVSGNLVGSGIALCNSEDMGQAEGPVIRVRKILGNSLMLNPKISMMDDAIKANLPHLRQLGKNAMNTIKGIANQKECRKLPVHVSFSGGKDSLVVLDLTLSALKNRDVNAFFLNTGIEFPETVDFVHDHCEKRGIELIEEKAENAFWDNLESFGPPAKDFRWCCKVCKLAPAGRIIDRCTEGGGVCLTIDGKRKHESFSRANIAASEKNPFVPDQLNIFPIRDWRAIEVWLYIHWRGLEYNPLYDTGFERVGCYLCPAELSAEYERLRDIHPSLYGRWNEYLLKWSRSRGLSDDYVKHGLWRWKELPPKMVNLAKELGIGTEQVRVDEDFAITLTSGFSPCREGGFTVEAVVSGVLLSEAAAVLNIIGTTVLSEDLGMLLVRTGTDSIKFFSSGSLKVTARTEDDAREYLKRTAEQLMRINKCTECGICLKVCPVNAIALGSEKGKLFISDECIRCGRCTDACVVLKYSDRLLSDILKLDGRSARRTSFE, from the coding sequence ATGCACTTAAAAAAGGCCGACTCACAGATGCATAAATCTCCTTCTAAAAAAGGCAATAATAGAAACAAAGTTTCTCCTGAAAAGAAAAAAGGTTTCAGGAAGCCTGTTGGACAGGAGAATCCTCGTATCTTCTGGTGCAAGGAATGCAATGTACCTCTTCTTGATCCGGGATGTGGTTCCTGTGATGGCGAGATCCTCGAAGTGAAACTTTCAGGCACTGGTGACATACGTTTCTGTTCGCCTTATGAACGTGAGGTACTTGGAGGTCTGCTGTTGTCCGAATATGGTTGCGATCCTATCGGACTTCATATGGTTCTTTTGAACAAGATCCCTGGTGAAGATAAGACTGATGAGGTCATTGTTGACGGGCTGAAGGTAGGTGTGTTGTTCTATGACATGTCTCTAATGGGGCATCGGTTCGAGCCATCTGCAACGGGTGCACAGTTATTGCACTCTATGACCGACAGCAGGACTGTTGTCCTGAAGAAGACAAGGTCCCATCTCAATGGCAAGAAGGTGCAGGCAGAGATGTTGGATCACTTTAGTAATAACATCAAAAAAGGAGATCATGTGATCGTGGTGTCCGGTAATCTCGTTGGTTCTGGTATTGCTTTGTGCAATAGTGAGGACATGGGTCAGGCAGAAGGTCCGGTTATCCGGGTAAGGAAGATCCTTGGCAATAGTCTGATGCTGAACCCAAAGATATCCATGATGGATGATGCCATCAAGGCCAATCTGCCTCACCTGAGGCAATTAGGGAAGAATGCAATGAACACCATCAAGGGCATTGCAAACCAGAAAGAATGCCGGAAGCTGCCTGTACATGTGTCTTTCAGCGGAGGAAAGGACAGTCTTGTGGTACTGGACCTAACATTAAGTGCTCTTAAGAATCGGGATGTGAACGCTTTCTTCCTGAACACGGGGATAGAGTTTCCGGAGACTGTGGATTTTGTGCACGACCACTGTGAAAAACGGGGCATTGAACTTATCGAAGAAAAAGCAGAGAACGCTTTCTGGGATAACCTTGAAAGCTTCGGTCCGCCTGCAAAGGATTTCCGCTGGTGCTGCAAGGTCTGTAAACTTGCTCCTGCCGGAAGGATAATCGATCGTTGCACTGAAGGTGGTGGTGTGTGCCTGACCATTGATGGAAAGCGCAAGCATGAGTCATTCTCCAGGGCAAATATTGCTGCCAGTGAAAAGAATCCCTTTGTTCCTGACCAGCTGAACATCTTCCCGATAAGGGACTGGCGTGCTATTGAGGTATGGCTCTACATACACTGGCGCGGGCTGGAGTACAATCCTCTCTACGATACCGGCTTTGAGCGGGTGGGCTGCTACCTGTGCCCTGCGGAATTATCTGCGGAGTATGAAAGGTTGCGTGATATCCACCCATCGTTATATGGCAGGTGGAATGAATATCTCCTGAAGTGGTCACGTTCCAGAGGTCTTTCGGATGATTATGTGAAGCATGGGCTGTGGCGCTGGAAAGAGTTACCTCCTAAGATGGTAAATCTTGCTAAGGAACTCGGGATCGGGACTGAACAGGTCCGGGTGGATGAAGATTTTGCTATCACTCTCACTTCAGGTTTTTCTCCTTGCAGGGAAGGTGGGTTCACCGTTGAAGCAGTTGTCAGTGGAGTGCTTTTAAGCGAAGCTGCTGCAGTTTTGAATATAATTGGAACCACAGTTCTTTCGGAAGATCTTGGCATGTTGCTTGTCAGAACAGGCACGGATTCGATAAAATTCTTTTCTTCCGGAAGTCTCAAGGTTACTGCAAGAACTGAGGATGATGCCCGGGAATATCTCAAAAGGACCGCAGAACAACTGATGCGTATAAACAAGTGCACCGAATGTGGCATATGCCTGAAGGTCTGTCCTGTTAATGCTATTGCTCTTGGATCCGAAAAGGGGAAGTTGTTCATAAGTGATGAATGCATACGGTGTGGCAGGTGCACAGATGCCTGTGTTGTCCTGAAATATTCGGACAGGCTTCTCTCCGACATCCTGAAACTGGATGGAAGGTCCGCAAGAAGAACGTCCTTTGAGTGA
- a CDS encoding methionine adenosyltransferase: MMRNIKVEHLHETPIEKQEIELVERKGIGHPDSISDGLAEAVSRALCKEYINKCGAVLHHNTDETQIVAGRSNPQFGGGEVTKPIYTLLVGRATKTFDGMEIPVESVALEAARDYVRNTIVDMDMERDMIIDCKLGTGSSDLRDVFHRDHVPMANDTSFGVGHAPFSELEQIVYNTERQLLTDLKKKKIPGIGEDIKVMGLRDKDDISLTICCGMVGKHIDDMDHYINAKEEMTEYVLDLATKYTERNVFAHINTADDVEGGCDCVFLTVTGTSAEMGDDGSVGRGNRSNGLITPNRPMSMEATSGKNPINHIGKIYNILSTQMARDVVSAVDEVSDVHVKLLSQIGQPIDQPLVANARIIPEEGANFANIRSEAEVVIDDWLENITKITDMVVNGDVMTF, from the coding sequence ATGATGCGAAATATCAAAGTTGAACACCTTCACGAGACTCCCATCGAGAAGCAGGAAATCGAGCTTGTAGAAAGAAAAGGTATAGGTCATCCGGACAGTATCAGTGACGGTCTGGCAGAAGCTGTAAGCCGTGCTCTCTGTAAAGAGTACATCAACAAGTGCGGTGCAGTACTTCACCACAACACTGATGAGACTCAGATCGTTGCAGGAAGGTCCAATCCTCAGTTCGGTGGTGGAGAAGTTACCAAGCCGATATACACTCTTCTTGTGGGAAGGGCAACCAAGACATTCGATGGCATGGAGATCCCTGTTGAGTCAGTTGCTCTTGAAGCCGCACGTGACTATGTCCGAAACACTATTGTTGACATGGATATGGAGCGCGACATGATCATCGACTGTAAGCTTGGAACCGGTTCTTCCGATCTCAGGGATGTTTTCCACAGGGACCATGTGCCTATGGCAAATGACACATCATTTGGTGTAGGTCATGCTCCTTTCTCAGAACTTGAGCAGATCGTTTACAATACCGAGAGGCAGCTTCTTACCGATCTTAAAAAGAAGAAGATCCCTGGCATCGGAGAGGATATCAAGGTAATGGGCCTGAGGGACAAAGACGATATTTCCCTTACCATCTGCTGTGGTATGGTGGGAAAGCACATTGATGATATGGACCACTATATTAATGCAAAGGAAGAGATGACCGAGTACGTCCTTGACCTTGCTACCAAGTATACTGAAAGGAATGTCTTCGCCCACATCAATACTGCGGATGATGTTGAAGGTGGATGCGACTGTGTTTTCCTTACCGTTACAGGAACATCTGCAGAGATGGGTGACGATGGTTCAGTAGGACGTGGTAACCGTTCTAACGGTCTTATCACTCCAAACAGGCCAATGAGCATGGAAGCAACAAGTGGTAAGAATCCGATCAATCACATTGGTAAGATCTACAACATCCTGTCCACACAGATGGCAAGGGATGTCGTAAGTGCAGTGGATGAGGTTAGCGATGTTCATGTGAAGTTGCTCTCCCAGATCGGACAGCCTATTGACCAGCCATTGGTGGCAAATGCCCGTATTATCCCTGAAGAAGGTGCAAACTTCGCTAACATAAGGTCTGAGGCAGAAGTTGTCATTGATGACTGGCTTGAGAACATCACAAAGATCACTGATATGGTCGTCAACGGCGACGTCATGACCTTCTGA
- a CDS encoding threonine--tRNA ligase encodes MQLLLIHSDYIEYEVKKSTPVAEKIEESFKQGRLEEALTAFMAVESFDEADQQQVVERAVAEIEKVAGQVKAENVMLYPYAHLSSDLSSPKVAVSVLKSIEKELSGKYNVMRAPFGWYKAFSISCKGHPLSELSRTIRPEGSATCGEAVVVEEKKDEVVSEALKAESTAKSYWRILTPDGELHEAEGFDFTGYDNLKKFVDYEITKNRNIDKAPPHVELMRRLEIADYEPGSDSGNMRYYPKGRLMKSLIENFVLDESAKIGAMEVETPLMYDMNHPTLKKYLDRFPARQYSIESDKRHMFLRFAACFGQFLMNHDMTISYRHLPLKMMELTRYSFRKEQRGELVGLRRLRAFTMPDMHTLCPDMEGAVSQFGEQYSMCIDTLNRIGIDVSDFEVAIRFTRDFYEGNRDFITELARKVDKPVLVEMWDTRFFYFVLKFEFNFVDAIEKASALSTVQIDVENAERYDINYIDSNGETQHPVVLHCSPSGAIERCIYALLEKAAMDAEAGKVPNLPLWVSPTQVRVIPIAERHMEFANQVADVLQCRVDIDDREETVGKKIRDAGREWVPYVAVIGDSEVESGKVNVTIRAESEPKKPMKVEMTADELNGRVLSEIGDMPYRSLPLAKLLSMRPKFL; translated from the coding sequence ATGCAGTTATTACTTATCCATTCAGATTACATTGAATATGAGGTAAAAAAGAGCACTCCTGTGGCCGAAAAGATCGAGGAGTCCTTCAAGCAGGGCCGTCTTGAGGAAGCACTTACGGCATTCATGGCCGTTGAGAGCTTCGATGAGGCTGATCAGCAGCAGGTAGTTGAACGTGCTGTTGCTGAAATAGAGAAGGTTGCAGGTCAGGTAAAAGCTGAAAATGTGATGCTTTATCCTTATGCACACTTGAGTTCCGATCTTTCATCTCCGAAGGTAGCGGTCTCTGTGCTCAAGAGCATCGAAAAAGAACTTTCTGGCAAGTACAATGTCATGAGAGCTCCATTTGGCTGGTATAAAGCATTCAGTATCAGCTGTAAAGGTCATCCGCTCTCTGAACTTTCCCGTACTATCAGGCCGGAAGGGTCTGCAACCTGCGGTGAAGCGGTTGTAGTTGAGGAAAAGAAGGACGAGGTAGTTTCTGAAGCACTGAAAGCAGAAAGCACCGCAAAGTCCTACTGGCGCATCCTGACTCCTGATGGAGAGCTTCATGAAGCAGAAGGCTTTGATTTTACCGGCTACGACAATCTCAAGAAGTTCGTGGATTATGAGATCACTAAGAACAGGAATATTGACAAAGCACCACCTCATGTAGAGCTGATGCGCAGGCTTGAGATCGCAGATTATGAGCCTGGTTCTGATTCCGGTAATATGCGCTATTATCCTAAGGGAAGGTTGATGAAGTCACTTATCGAGAATTTCGTTCTTGATGAGTCTGCAAAGATCGGTGCAATGGAGGTGGAAACCCCATTGATGTACGACATGAACCATCCTACTTTGAAGAAGTATCTTGACAGGTTCCCTGCACGTCAGTATTCCATTGAGTCTGACAAACGTCACATGTTCCTTAGGTTTGCTGCCTGTTTCGGGCAGTTCCTGATGAATCATGACATGACCATTTCCTACAGGCATCTTCCTCTTAAGATGATGGAGCTTACCAGATACAGTTTCAGGAAGGAACAGCGTGGTGAGCTTGTGGGGCTTCGAAGGCTGCGTGCTTTCACAATGCCGGATATGCACACATTGTGTCCGGACATGGAAGGTGCCGTGTCTCAGTTCGGTGAGCAGTACAGCATGTGTATTGATACATTGAACAGGATCGGTATTGATGTAAGTGACTTTGAAGTTGCTATTCGCTTTACACGTGATTTCTACGAAGGTAATCGGGACTTTATTACAGAGCTTGCAAGAAAGGTTGACAAACCTGTACTTGTGGAAATGTGGGATACAAGGTTCTTCTATTTCGTCCTTAAGTTCGAGTTCAATTTCGTGGATGCCATAGAAAAGGCAAGTGCATTATCTACCGTTCAGATCGATGTGGAAAATGCAGAGCGCTATGACATCAATTATATTGATTCCAATGGTGAGACACAACATCCTGTTGTTCTTCACTGTTCTCCAAGCGGAGCAATTGAGAGATGTATATATGCCCTCCTGGAAAAGGCAGCAATGGATGCAGAAGCTGGTAAAGTTCCAAATCTGCCATTATGGGTGTCCCCTACACAGGTCCGTGTCATTCCTATTGCGGAAAGGCATATGGAATTTGCCAATCAGGTTGCTGACGTTCTTCAATGCCGTGTGGATATTGATGACCGTGAAGAAACCGTGGGTAAGAAGATACGCGATGCCGGTCGTGAATGGGTTCCATACGTGGCAGTTATAGGCGATTCTGAAGTGGAAAGTGGAAAGGTCAATGTGACCATACGTGCTGAGTCCGAACCAAAGAAGCCAATGAAGGTCGAAATGACTGCTGATGAGCTTAATGGACGGGTTCTGTCCGAGATAGGTGATATGCCATACCGCAGTTTACCTCTTGCAAAGTTGCTTTCAATGAGGCCAAAGTTCCTCTAA
- a CDS encoding sulfide/dihydroorotate dehydrogenase-like FAD/NAD-binding protein: MAYKIVEKRQLVPDVHLMNIEAPDVAAAAKPGQFIILRIDEEGERIPLTIADYDVEEGFVTIIFQEMGKTTKQLAKMAAGDELQDFVGPLGKASEIEKIGTVVLVGGGVGIAPVYPQARAYREIGNKVISIIGARNESLLILEDEMNAVSDELLVATDDGSKGHHGFVTDLVKELLDGDEKIDRIVAIGPPIMMRAVAGVTDPYDVETIVSLNPIMVDGTGMCGGCRVNIGGETKFACVDGPEFNAKDVDFNLLMSRLSLYRKEEMDSLESYKKGCGDDCKCQ; this comes from the coding sequence ATGGCATACAAAATAGTAGAGAAACGTCAGTTGGTGCCGGATGTGCACCTAATGAACATCGAGGCTCCTGATGTGGCTGCAGCTGCAAAGCCCGGTCAGTTCATTATTCTTCGTATTGATGAAGAGGGTGAAAGGATCCCTCTGACAATTGCAGATTATGATGTAGAAGAGGGTTTTGTTACCATTATCTTCCAGGAAATGGGCAAAACAACAAAGCAACTCGCTAAGATGGCTGCAGGGGATGAGCTTCAGGATTTCGTAGGTCCTCTGGGCAAAGCGTCCGAGATCGAGAAGATCGGCACTGTAGTTCTTGTAGGTGGGGGAGTAGGCATTGCTCCTGTTTATCCTCAGGCCAGGGCATATCGTGAAATAGGCAACAAGGTGATCTCCATAATTGGTGCACGCAATGAGAGTTTGCTTATCCTTGAAGATGAGATGAATGCTGTAAGTGACGAACTTCTTGTGGCAACGGACGATGGTTCTAAAGGTCATCACGGTTTTGTCACAGACCTCGTCAAGGAACTCCTTGACGGTGATGAGAAGATAGACAGGATCGTAGCTATTGGTCCTCCTATTATGATGCGTGCAGTTGCAGGTGTCACCGATCCATATGATGTGGAGACGATTGTAAGCCTTAACCCGATCATGGTGGATGGTACCGGTATGTGCGGCGGATGCCGTGTGAATATTGGTGGCGAGACCAAATTCGCATGTGTGGATGGTCCTGAGTTCAATGCAAAGGATGTGGACTTCAATCTTCTCATGAGCCGCTTATCATTGTATCGTAAAGAGGAAATGGATTCCCTTGAGAGTTACAAAAAAGGCTGTGGGGATGATTGCAAATGTCAATAA
- a CDS encoding AI-2E family transporter — MVANISNELSRHIGSRWKVLVIIALVILFCTFVYILLPLADGIMLGLVFAYIARPIYMPLKKKRHLGAFVATMFIVAPIILILGMGILEIANQIIWITENQSVVLGSLFDFIRNLNIPQAYYEQIQQTIWDSSLSVLPLLGNLVFVSYARGIAMFMINLMIAIFMCFFLLADGDALYRSMLRIVPDGDQNVVKRYVHHMDVILSGVFIGNAYAALSVSTLSVIVFYAFGLSHVLALATLIFVASAIPMFAGYMVLVVLSIVRYFSLGLESALIFFVICSIVIYVPPELFLRPYLAGIKSHIHPFLIMLTFLGGAFVGGIAGFFAAPILLGSLVAAYRVYLECLDKAKAEQVDVAKVEEEQAQ, encoded by the coding sequence ATGGTAGCAAACATATCGAATGAACTGTCCCGGCATATCGGTTCCAGGTGGAAGGTCCTTGTAATCATAGCTTTAGTTATACTTTTTTGCACTTTTGTTTATATCTTGCTGCCGCTTGCTGATGGCATAATGCTTGGACTCGTATTTGCATATATAGCACGTCCTATCTATATGCCATTGAAGAAGAAACGGCATCTTGGTGCTTTTGTGGCTACAATGTTCATTGTGGCACCTATTATTCTGATACTTGGTATGGGTATTCTCGAGATCGCTAACCAGATAATCTGGATAACCGAGAATCAAAGTGTTGTACTGGGATCTCTGTTCGATTTTATACGCAATCTCAATATACCTCAGGCATACTATGAACAGATACAGCAAACGATATGGGATTCCTCTCTATCTGTCCTGCCTCTTCTTGGCAATCTTGTATTTGTCTCCTACGCACGTGGGATCGCGATGTTCATGATCAATCTTATGATCGCTATTTTTATGTGCTTTTTCCTTCTTGCAGATGGTGATGCGCTTTACCGTTCAATGCTCAGGATCGTTCCGGATGGGGATCAGAATGTTGTCAAAAGATATGTACATCACATGGATGTGATCCTTAGTGGTGTGTTCATTGGAAATGCGTATGCTGCACTTTCAGTAAGTACGCTTTCTGTTATCGTATTCTATGCATTTGGTCTGTCACATGTGCTTGCGCTGGCAACCCTTATCTTCGTTGCATCTGCGATACCCATGTTTGCAGGCTACATGGTGCTGGTCGTTCTTTCGATTGTACGCTATTTCAGTCTTGGTCTTGAGAGCGCTCTGATATTCTTTGTTATATGTTCGATCGTCATCTACGTGCCACCTGAGTTGTTCCTGCGTCCATATCTTGCAGGTATAAAATCTCACATTCACCCGTTCCTTATCATGCTGACATTCCTGGGTGGTGCATTTGTAGGTGGAATTGCCGGTTTCTTTGCAGCCCCGATACTTCTGGGTTCATTAGTGGCAGCCTACCGCGTCTATTTGGAGTGCCTTGATAAGGCTAAAGCTGAACAGGTAGACGTGGCAAAGGTTGAAGAAGAACAGGCACAATGA
- the gltA gene encoding NADPH-dependent glutamate synthase has translation MSITQEMPEQPADARIHNFDEVALGYSEEQAILEAERCLECKKPKCVEGCPVNIDIPGFVSKMKEGNFEEAIGVIKRTNTLPAVCGRVCPQEEQCEKLCILGKKSEPISIGRLERFCADRERESGVKDPVVAEPTGKRVAIVGTGPAGLTAASDLAKAGHSVTMFEALHEAGGVLIYGIPEFRLPKAIVKEEVEYIMKLGAELKVDYVIGRIKTLDQLEDEFDAVFLGTGAGLPKFMGIEGENLNGVYSANEFLTRVNLMKAYRFPESDTPIKRGNHVIVVGGGNVAMDAARSALRLGADDVSIVYRRSDEELPARREEIEHAKEEGIVFRLLNNPVRILEGENMSVNGVECIKMELGEPDESGRRRPVTVEGSEHVIDADIVIIAIGTSPNPIIFDGSKGLEVTPWGTIVVNEAGMTSLEGVCAGGDAVTGAATVISAMGAGKLAAETINEHLSK, from the coding sequence ATGTCAATAACACAGGAAATGCCTGAACAACCTGCTGATGCACGTATCCATAATTTTGATGAGGTTGCATTAGGTTACTCCGAAGAGCAGGCTATCCTTGAAGCAGAACGTTGCCTCGAATGCAAAAAGCCAAAGTGTGTGGAAGGCTGCCCTGTGAACATCGACATTCCCGGCTTTGTCTCGAAAATGAAAGAAGGCAATTTCGAGGAAGCTATCGGTGTCATCAAGAGAACGAACACCCTTCCTGCAGTTTGCGGCCGTGTCTGCCCGCAGGAAGAACAGTGTGAGAAGCTTTGCATCCTCGGTAAGAAGAGCGAACCTATCTCTATTGGACGTCTTGAAAGGTTCTGTGCAGACCGTGAGCGCGAGTCCGGTGTAAAGGATCCGGTTGTTGCTGAGCCAACCGGCAAGAGAGTGGCTATTGTAGGTACCGGTCCTGCCGGGCTTACTGCAGCATCAGATCTTGCAAAGGCAGGTCATTCTGTGACCATGTTCGAAGCTTTGCATGAGGCTGGTGGCGTATTGATCTATGGTATCCCTGAATTCAGGCTTCCAAAGGCAATCGTAAAGGAAGAGGTCGAATATATCATGAAGCTGGGCGCAGAGCTTAAGGTCGACTATGTGATCGGTCGCATAAAGACCCTTGACCAGCTCGAGGATGAGTTTGATGCAGTTTTCCTTGGAACCGGTGCAGGTCTTCCAAAGTTCATGGGTATAGAGGGAGAGAACCTGAATGGTGTTTACTCTGCAAATGAGTTCCTGACACGTGTGAACCTGATGAAAGCATACCGTTTCCCTGAATCTGATACTCCTATCAAGCGCGGTAACCATGTCATCGTAGTAGGTGGCGGTAATGTTGCAATGGATGCAGCACGTAGTGCTTTAAGACTTGGTGCTGATGATGTAAGCATTGTTTACAGACGCAGTGATGAAGAACTTCCTGCAAGGCGCGAGGAGATCGAGCACGCTAAGGAGGAGGGTATCGTCTTCCGTCTTCTGAATAACCCTGTTCGCATTCTTGAGGGTGAGAACATGTCCGTCAATGGTGTGGAATGCATCAAGATGGAGCTTGGCGAGCCGGATGAATCTGGCCGTAGGCGACCTGTGACGGTGGAAGGTTCCGAACATGTTATCGATGCTGATATTGTCATCATTGCGATAGGCACTTCACCTAATCCGATAATCTTCGACGGTTCAAAAGGCCTTGAGGTCACTCCATGGGGTACCATTGTTGTGAACGAGGCTGGTATGACATCCCTTGAAGGGGTCTGCGCAGGTGGTGATGCTGTGACCGGTGCTGCTACAGTTATCAGTGCGATGGGTGCAGGAAAACTGGCTGCAGAGACCATCAACGAACACCTTTCAAAATAA